A single window of Streptomyces xanthii DNA harbors:
- the cobN gene encoding cobaltochelatase subunit CobN → MSQQPSQPAQPAQRILLLSTSDTDLLSARAANTSADAPVTYRFANPSRIDAGTGLDALLDGADLVVVRLLGGVRAWQDGIDRLTAAGIPLVVLTGEQAPDAQLMAASTVPVGIAAEAHKYLAHGGPANLAHLARFLSDTVLLTGHGFEPPAAAPTWGPLDRTAPRADGPTVAVLYYRAHHMSGNTAFVHGLCDAIEQTGARPLPLYVASLRAPEPELIDALGAADAVVTTVLAAGGTRPAEASAGGDDESWDAGALTGLDVPILQALCLTSSRADWEENDEGVSPLDAASQIAVPEFDGRLITVPFSFKEIDEDGLPAYVADPERAARVAGIAVRHARLRHIPAAEKKLALVLSAYPTKHSRIGNAVGLDTPASAVALLRRLVDEGYDFGDTAEIPGFVSGDGDELIRALIDAGGHDQDWLTEEQLAKNPVRIPAADYKRWYATLPEELREGVERHWGPPPGEMFLDRSRNPEGDIVLAALRRGNLLILIQPPRGFGENPIAIYHDPDLPPSHHYLAAYRWIAASSDDNGFGADAMIHLGKHGNLEWLPGKNAGLSAACAPDAALGDLPLIYPFLVNDPGEGTQAKRRVHATLIDHLVPPMARADSYGDIARLEQLLDEYAQIASMDPAKLPAIRAQIWTLIQAAKLDHDLGMADRPDDDGFDDFLLHVDGWLCEVKDAQIRDGLHVLGAAPQGEARVNLVLAILRARQIWGGTEALPGLREALGLDESAATRTAADSVEEQARALVEAMEAANWDPAAVAGVVADSGPVGSGRARAAEPQVSQPRDPEGDDSVIAILDFAAREVVPRLDRTTDELDHSVRALEGRFVPAGPSGSPLRGLVNVLPTGRNFYSVDPKAVPSRLAWETGQALADSLVERYRQDNDGAYPTSVGLSLWGTSAMRTAGDDVAEALALLGVRPVWDDASRRVTGLEPIPHEELNRPRIDVTLRISGFFRDAFPHVIGLLDDAVRLAASLDEPDEHNHVRAHVRADLAEHGDERRATTRIFGSRPGTYGAGLLQLIDSKDWRTDADLAEVYTVWGGYAYGRGLEGRQARGEMETAYKRIAVAAKNTDTREHDIADSDDYFQYHGGMVATVRALRGTAPEAYIGDSTRPETVRTRTLVEETSRVFRARVVNPKWIEAMRRHGYKGAFELAATVDYLFGYDATTGVIADWMYDKLTETYVLDETNRQFLSEANPWALHGIAERLLEAESRGMWEKPDPQVLEALRQVYLETEGDLEDDA, encoded by the coding sequence ATGTCTCAGCAGCCCTCGCAGCCGGCACAGCCCGCGCAGCGCATCCTGCTCCTGTCGACGTCCGACACCGACCTGCTCAGTGCCCGCGCGGCGAACACCTCCGCCGACGCCCCGGTCACGTACCGCTTCGCGAACCCGTCCCGGATCGACGCCGGGACCGGTCTCGACGCGCTGCTCGACGGCGCCGACCTCGTCGTCGTCCGCCTCCTCGGCGGAGTCCGCGCCTGGCAGGACGGCATCGACCGGCTGACCGCCGCCGGGATCCCGCTGGTCGTCCTCACCGGCGAACAGGCCCCGGACGCGCAGCTGATGGCCGCCTCCACCGTGCCCGTCGGCATCGCCGCCGAGGCCCACAAGTACCTGGCGCACGGCGGCCCGGCGAACCTCGCGCACCTGGCCCGCTTCCTGTCCGACACCGTGCTGCTCACCGGCCACGGCTTCGAGCCCCCGGCCGCCGCGCCGACCTGGGGCCCCCTCGACCGCACCGCCCCGCGGGCCGACGGCCCGACCGTCGCCGTGCTCTACTACCGCGCCCACCACATGAGCGGCAACACCGCGTTCGTGCACGGCCTGTGCGACGCGATCGAGCAGACCGGCGCCCGCCCGCTGCCCCTCTACGTCGCCTCCCTGCGCGCCCCCGAGCCCGAGCTGATCGACGCGCTCGGCGCCGCCGACGCCGTCGTCACGACCGTCCTCGCGGCCGGCGGCACCCGCCCCGCCGAGGCGAGCGCCGGCGGGGACGACGAGTCCTGGGACGCGGGCGCGCTGACCGGCCTCGACGTGCCGATCCTCCAGGCCCTGTGCCTGACCTCCTCGCGCGCCGACTGGGAGGAGAACGACGAGGGCGTCTCCCCGCTGGACGCCGCGAGCCAGATCGCCGTGCCCGAGTTCGACGGACGCCTCATCACCGTGCCGTTCTCGTTCAAGGAGATCGACGAGGACGGGCTCCCCGCCTACGTCGCCGACCCCGAGCGCGCCGCCCGCGTCGCCGGGATCGCCGTGCGCCACGCCCGCCTGCGCCACATCCCGGCCGCCGAGAAGAAGCTCGCGCTCGTCCTGTCCGCGTACCCGACCAAGCACTCCCGCATCGGCAACGCGGTCGGGCTCGACACCCCCGCCTCCGCCGTCGCCCTCCTGCGCCGGCTCGTCGACGAGGGCTACGACTTCGGCGACACCGCCGAGATCCCCGGCTTCGTCTCCGGCGACGGCGACGAGCTGATCCGCGCGCTCATCGACGCGGGCGGCCACGACCAGGACTGGCTCACCGAGGAGCAGCTCGCCAAGAACCCGGTCCGCATCCCGGCCGCCGACTACAAGCGCTGGTACGCGACCCTGCCCGAGGAGCTCCGCGAGGGCGTCGAGCGGCACTGGGGCCCGCCGCCCGGCGAGATGTTCCTGGACCGCTCCCGCAACCCGGAGGGCGACATCGTGCTCGCCGCCCTGCGCCGCGGGAACCTGCTCATCCTCATCCAGCCGCCGCGCGGCTTCGGCGAGAACCCGATCGCGATCTACCACGACCCCGATCTCCCGCCGTCCCACCACTACCTGGCGGCCTACCGCTGGATCGCCGCGTCCTCGGACGACAACGGCTTCGGCGCCGACGCGATGATCCACCTCGGCAAGCACGGCAACCTGGAGTGGCTGCCCGGCAAGAACGCGGGCCTGTCCGCCGCCTGCGCCCCCGACGCCGCCCTCGGCGACCTGCCGCTGATCTACCCGTTCCTGGTCAACGACCCGGGCGAGGGAACCCAGGCCAAGCGGCGCGTCCACGCCACGCTCATCGACCACCTCGTACCGCCGATGGCCCGCGCCGACTCCTACGGCGACATCGCGCGCCTTGAGCAACTCCTCGACGAGTACGCCCAGATCGCCTCGATGGACCCGGCGAAGCTCCCGGCCATCCGCGCGCAGATCTGGACGCTCATCCAGGCCGCCAAGCTCGACCACGACCTCGGCATGGCGGACCGCCCCGACGACGACGGCTTCGACGACTTCCTGCTCCACGTCGACGGCTGGCTGTGCGAGGTCAAGGACGCGCAGATCCGCGACGGCCTGCACGTCCTGGGCGCCGCGCCGCAGGGCGAGGCCCGCGTGAACCTGGTCCTCGCGATTCTGCGGGCCCGCCAGATCTGGGGCGGCACGGAGGCCCTGCCGGGGCTGCGGGAGGCTCTGGGGCTGGACGAGTCGGCGGCGACCCGTACCGCGGCGGACTCCGTCGAGGAGCAGGCCCGTGCGCTGGTCGAGGCGATGGAGGCCGCGAACTGGGATCCCGCCGCGGTCGCGGGCGTTGTTGCCGACAGCGGGCCGGTGGGGTCTGGTCGCGCCCGCGCGGCGGAGCCGCAGGTGTCACAGCCCCGCGACCCTGAAGGCGATGACTCCGTCATCGCCATCCTCGACTTCGCCGCCCGTGAGGTCGTGCCCCGCCTCGACCGGACCACGGACGAACTCGACCACTCCGTCCGCGCCCTGGAGGGCCGCTTCGTTCCCGCGGGCCCCTCCGGCTCCCCGCTGCGCGGGCTGGTCAACGTCCTCCCGACCGGCCGCAACTTCTACTCCGTGGACCCGAAGGCCGTCCCGTCCCGCCTCGCGTGGGAGACCGGCCAGGCCCTCGCCGACTCCCTCGTCGAGCGGTACCGGCAGGACAACGACGGCGCGTACCCGACCTCCGTGGGCCTGTCCCTGTGGGGCACGAGTGCCATGCGCACCGCCGGCGACGACGTGGCCGAGGCCCTCGCCCTGCTCGGCGTCCGCCCGGTCTGGGACGACGCCTCCCGCCGCGTGACCGGCCTGGAGCCGATCCCGCACGAGGAGCTGAACCGCCCCCGCATCGATGTGACGCTGCGCATCTCCGGCTTCTTCCGCGACGCGTTCCCGCACGTCATCGGCCTGCTCGACGACGCGGTCCGGCTGGCCGCTTCGCTCGACGAGCCGGACGAGCACAACCACGTACGGGCCCACGTACGGGCCGACCTCGCCGAGCACGGCGACGAACGCCGCGCCACCACCCGCATCTTCGGCTCCCGCCCCGGCACGTACGGCGCCGGTCTGCTCCAGCTGATCGACTCCAAGGACTGGCGCACCGACGCGGACCTCGCCGAGGTCTACACGGTGTGGGGCGGCTACGCCTACGGCCGCGGCCTCGAAGGACGCCAGGCCCGCGGCGAGATGGAGACGGCCTACAAGCGCATCGCGGTCGCCGCCAAGAACACGGACACCCGCGAGCACGACATCGCCGACTCCGACGACTACTTCCAGTACCACGGCGGCATGGTCGCCACCGTCCGCGCCCTGCGCGGCACCGCCCCCGAGGCGTACATCGGCGACTCCACCCGCCCGGAGACGGTCCGCACCCGCACCCTGGTCGAGGAGACGTCCCGCGTCTTCCGCGCCCGTGTCGTGAACCCCAAGTGGATCGAGGCGATGCGCCGCCACGGCTACAAGGGCGCCTTCGAACTCGCGGCGACCGTCGACTACCTCTTCGGCTACGACGCCACGACGGGCGTCATCGCCGACTGGATGTACGACAAGCTCACGGAGACGTACGTCCTCGACGAGACGAACCGTCAGTTCCTCTCCGAGGCCAACCCCTGGGCCCTGCACGGCATCGCCGAGCGCCTCCTGGAGGCCGAGTCCCGCGGCATGTGGGAGAAGCCCGATCCCCAGGTCCTGGAGGCCCTGCGCCAGGTCTACCTGGAGACCGAGGGCGACCTGGAGGACGACGCGTAG